The following proteins come from a genomic window of Paramisgurnus dabryanus chromosome 19, PD_genome_1.1, whole genome shotgun sequence:
- the ubap2l gene encoding ubiquitin-associated protein 2-like isoform X1, protein MMTSVGGGRTRGNWEQTQGQTQSQSQHKQRPQATAEQIRLAQMISDHNDADFEEKVKQLVDITGKDQDESMIALHDCNGDVNRAINVLLEGSPDTDSWEMVGKKKVSGQKESAQTDGGDEGKENRERGGERDVARRRGGAPRRGRGASRGREFRGQENGLDGTKTGGIAGRGTERGRRGRGRGRGGAGRRGGRFSAQGMGQIDKGPRYDLSGDESTFNPADYTEPAQTDESYTSGSTWSNTGNLEPEDGNRLEFTGGEGTSYPQQFDSTPGAWRTATEEWGTEDWNEDLSETKIFTASSVASMPIPQENVTITAGQRIDLAVLLGKTPPSSSEAEPAPLEGQQPSSLPQSLVFSSSKQTASLSQSSSSAPYGQHSMVSMLGKGFGDVGDPKVTTGGSTTGSQFLEQFKTAQALAQLAAQHSQSGPPNAGPSTWDTSPALSQYEMKPQVDPAHSPFTKRQPYQPSSTASSMIDAFLQDKATPPSTTSSLTPQSTSSSSLPQSIPKQSALASGQQNASGAMDPQASSPLPLHQHKLKQQKKRASLTTKIPALAVEMPGSADISGLNLQFGALQFGSEPVLSEYDASAAVATTTPGNQGQNSLYTSVSNEQSSALTNPSQMELYEQRASQTRRYPPSVSSSPQKDLQAKNGFSSIQPSQSLEATAGSAVPLKPTSDSIVPSSVSNMSSLADPSSGAPSLLTTSNQSPLSVLGHEDSSPSSLAAQHNNSLQTQQNSLTPSSVRTSNASLLHQSVDGESSLHSSSYPTPSSVPPASSSTSAPMSHGSPVAPSSSVSLVSAQSALGPVSSLTMGLNSAAGMASMVPPTAIASSSSVATVPLSSAASSRSTAASGKAPPNLPPGVPPLLPNPYIMAPGLLHPYPVSLLPQMYGYDDLQMLQTRIPLDYYSIPFAAPTTQLTGREGSLTSNPYSAGDLSKFGRADASSPAPATTLAQPQQNQTQTHHTTQQPFLSPALPPGYSYTSLPYYTGVPGLPNTFQYGPAMFPVAPTSSKQHGVNVGINASATQFQQASGYGSHGYSTGYEDLGQASAGSGDFCKGGYGTAVAAVAAASAQNKPASSVTGPGVGVSVTSSNTGVPDISGSVYTKTQQSFEKQGFHTGTPSASFSLPSALGSGGPINPPAAAGYAPAPYMHILAPHQQPHSQMLHHHLQQDGQTGSGQRSQTASIQQKSQINKSAYNSYSWGGN, encoded by the exons ATGATGACTTCAGTTGGCGGAGGCCGGACCCGGGGCAACTGGGAGCAGACGCAGGGTCAGACACAGAGCCAGTCACAGCACAAGCAAAGGCCACAG GCCACTGCTGAGCAAATCCGGCTTGCGCAAATGATCTCGGACCACAACGATGCAGACTTTGAGGAAAAGGTCAAACAG CTGGTTGACATCACAGGAAAAGATCAGGATGAGTCCATGATAGCGCTGCACGACTGCAACGGAGACGTCAACAGAGCCATCAACGTCCTGTTGGAGGGCAGCCCTGACACT GACTCATGGGAAATGGTTGGAAAGAAGAAAGTGTCAGGTCAAAAGGAAAGTGCACAGACAGATGGAGGAGATGAAGGGAAGGAGAATCGAGAGCGGGGAGGAGAAAGAGATGTGGCGCGCCGCAGAGGAGGAGCCCCGCGGAGGGGCCGTGGAGCCAGCCGTGGACGAGAGT TTCGTGGGCAAGAGAACGGGTTGGATGGAACCAAGACAGGAGGCATTGCGGGCAGAGGAACAGAACGAGGCCGTCGGGGAAGAGGCAGAGGAAGAG GTGGAGCTGGTAGGCGAGGTGGAAGGTTTTCAGCTCAGGGTATGGG CCAGATTGATAAAGGCCCCAGATATGATTTGTCAGGAGATGAGAG TACGTTTAATCCAGCGGACTACACAGAGCCAGCCCAAACAGATGAGAGCTACACAAGTGGTAGCACTTGGAGTAACACTGGCAACCTGGAACCTGAGGATGGAAACC GGCTTGAGTTTACAGGAGGAGAGGGAACAAGCTATCCTCAACAGTTTGACTCCACCCCTG GTGCGTGGAGAACTGCCACAGAAGAGTGGGGTACGGAGGACTGGAATGAAGAT TTATCAGAGACCAAGATATTCACTGCCTCCAGTGTGGCGTCCATGCCCATTCCACAAGAGAATGTCACCATTACAGCTGGACAGAG GATTGATTTGGCGGTGTTGCTTGGGAAGACGCCTCCATCTTCCTCTGAGGCAGAACCTGCTCCTCTTGAAGGGCAACAGCCTTCATCTCTGCCTCAGTCTCTGGTGTTCAGCAGCTCGAAGCAGACAGCCTCACTGTCCCAATCCTCCAGCAGTGCTCCCTACGGCCAGCACAGCATG GTGAGCATGCTCGGTAAGGGATTTGGTGATGTAGGAGACCCTAAAGTAACCACTGGAGGCTCCACAACTGGTTCTCAATTTCTGGAGCAGTTTAAGACGGCCCAGGCTTTGGCCCAGCTGGCAGCCCAGCACTCACAAAGTGGACCACCCAACGCCGGTCCTTCTACCTGGGATACTAGTCCTGCACTGAGCCAATACG AGATGAAGCCCCAAGTAGATCCCGCACATAGTCCGTTCACCAAACGGCAACCCTACCAGCCCTCTTCCACTGCCTCTTCCATGATTGATGCTTTCTTGCAGGACAAAGCCACGCCCCCTTCCACCACCTCCTCGCTGACTCCTCAGTCCACTTCCTCATCCTCACTGCCCCAATCTATCCCTAAACAATCTGCACTGGCTTCAGGTCAGCAGAACGCTTCCGGCGCTATGGACCCGCAAGCATCCAGCCCTCTTCCCCTGCATCAGCACAAACTAAAGCAACAGAAGAAGAGGGCTTCCCTCACAACCaag ATTCCAGCTCTTGCAGTTGAGATGCCAGGCTCTGCAGACATATCCGGGCTAAACCTGCAGTTTGGAGCGTTACAGTTCGGATCTGAACCGGTGCTTTCAGAGTACGATGCCTCTGCAGCTGTTGCCACGACGACACCGGGAAACCAAGGCCAGAATAGCCTTTACACAAGCGTTAGCAA TGAGCAGTCTTCAGCATTGACCAACCCCAGTCAGATGGAGCTGTACGAGCAGAGAGCCAGCCAGACACGGCGCTACCCCCCTTCTGTGTCGTCATCACCACAGAAAGACTTACAGGCCAAG AACGGGTTCAGTTCGATACAGCCGTCACAATCTCTGGAAG CTACAGCAGGCTCTGCAGTGCCTTTGAAGCCAACATCTGATTCCATCGTCCCATCTTCGGTTTCCAACATGTCTTCATTGGCTGATCCCTCATCAGGTGCTCCCTCCCTGCTGACCACATCCAATCAGTCGCCTCTTAGTGTTCTTGGCCATGAAGACTCCTCCCCAAGCTCATTGGCTGCACAACACAATAA CTCCCTCCAGACGCAGCAAAACAGTTTGACACCTTCCTCAGTTCGCACTTCAAACGCAAGTCTACTG CACCAAAGTGTAGATGGAGAATCCAGCTTGCACTCCTCATCCTACCCGACTCCTTCTTCAGTTCCACCTGCTTCTTCCTCTACTTCGGCCCCCATGTCCCACGGCAGCCCTGTGGCACCTTCGTCATCTGTCAGTTTGGTATCTGCGCAGTCGGCTCTGGGCCCGGTCAGCAGTCTGACCATGGGACTCAACAGCGCTGCTGGCATGGCCTCCATGGTTCCTCCCACAGCTATTGCATCCTCATCCTCTGTGGCCACTGTGCCACTTTCATCAGCCGCCTCGTCCCGCAGCACGGCTGCCTCAG GGAAAGCACCTCCAAACCTGCCTCCTGGTGTGCCACCTCTGCTGCCCAATCCTTACATCATGGCTCCTGGCCTGCTTCACCCCTACCCAGTGAGTCTTCTG cctcagatgtatgGCTACGATGATTTACAGATGCTACAGACCAGAATACCACTG GACTATTACAGCATTCCATTTGCCGCTCCTACCACACAGCTTACTGGCAGGGAAGGCAGTTTAACAAGCAATCCTTATTCTG CTGGTGACCTGTCAAAGTTTGGTCGGGCTGATGCCTCGTCTCCTGCCCCTGCCACAACGCTTGCCCAGCCGCAGCAGAATCAGACCCAAACACATCACACCACCCAGCAGCCCTTCCTCAGCCCAGCCCTTCCACCTGGATACAGCTATACCAGCCTTCCCTATTACACTGGGGTACCGGGTCTGCCCAACACCTTCCAGTACGGGCCTGCCATGTTTCCT GTGGCTCCTACCTCGTCCAAACAACATGGTGTGAATGTTGGCATCAATGCATCAGCCACACAATTTCAGCAGGCGAGTGGCTACGGGTCTCATGGATACAGCACTG GCTATGAGGATTTGGGCCAGGCTTCGGCAGGGAGCGGGGATTTCTGTAAGGGCGGCTACGGCACAGCTGTTGCCGCCGTCGCCGCAGCTTCCGCACAAAACAAGCCCGCCAGCTCGGTCACCGGGCCCGGAGTGG GTGTTTCTGTGACATCCAGCAACACGGGAGTACCTGATATTTCAGGGTCTGTTTACACAAAGACGCAG CAGTCTTTCGAGAAGCAGGGTTTCCACACAGGAACCCCCAGTGCTTCCTTCAGTTTGCCCTCAGCACTTGGGAGCGGTGGCCCGATCAATCCTCCAGCAGCGGCGGGTTATGCTCCGGCCCCTTACATGCACATCCTGGCCCCGCATCAGCAGCCTCACTCCCAGATGCTCCATCACCATCTGCAACAGGATGGACAG ACTGGCTCTGGACAGCGTAGTCAGACTGCCTCCATCCAACAGAAGTCCCAGATAAATAAGTCTGCTTACAACAGCTACAGCTGGGGAGGCAATTAA
- the ubap2l gene encoding ubiquitin-associated protein 2-like isoform X2, whose protein sequence is MMTSVGGGRTRGNWEQTQGQTQSQSQHKQRPQATAEQIRLAQMISDHNDADFEEKVKQLVDITGKDQDESMIALHDCNGDVNRAINVLLEGSPDTDSWEMVGKKKVSGQKESAQTDGGDEGKENRERGGERDVARRRGGAPRRGRGASRGREFRGQENGLDGTKTGGIAGRGTERGRRGRGRGRGGAGRRGGRFSAQGMGQIDKGPRYDLSGDESTFNPADYTEPAQTDESYTSGSTWSNTGNLEPEDGNRLEFTGGEGTSYPQQFDSTPGAWRTATEEWGTEDWNEDLSETKIFTASSVASMPIPQENVTITAGQRIDLAVLLGKTPPSSSEAEPAPLEGQQPSSLPQSLVFSSSKQTASLSQSSSSAPYGQHSMVSMLGKGFGDVGDPKVTTGGSTTGSQFLEQFKTAQALAQLAAQHSQSGPPNAGPSTWDTSPALSQYEMKPQVDPAHSPFTKRQPYQPSSTASSMIDAFLQDKATPPSTTSSLTPQSTSSSSLPQSIPKQSALASGQQNASGAMDPQASSPLPLHQHKLKQQKKRASLTTKIPALAVEMPGSADISGLNLQFGALQFGSEPVLSEYDASAAVATTTPGNQGQNSLYTSVSNEQSSALTNPSQMELYEQRASQTRRYPPSVSSSPQKDLQAKNGFSSIQPSQSLEATAGSAVPLKPTSDSIVPSSVSNMSSLADPSSGAPSLLTTSNQSPLSVLGHEDSSPSSLAAQHNNSLQTQQNSLTPSSVRTSNASLLHQSVDGESSLHSSSYPTPSSVPPASSSTSAPMSHGSPVAPSSSVSLVSAQSALGPVSSLTMGLNSAAGMASMVPPTAIASSSSVATVPLSSAASSRSTAASGKAPPNLPPGVPPLLPNPYIMAPGLLHPYPVSLLPQMYGYDDLQMLQTRIPLDYYSIPFAAPTTQLTGREGSLTSNPYSAGDLSKFGRADASSPAPATTLAQPQQNQTQTHHTTQQPFLSPALPPGYSYTSLPYYTGVPGLPNTFQYGPAMFPVAPTSSKQHGVNVGINASATQFQQASGYGSHGYSTGYEDLGQASAGSGDFCKGGYGTAVAAVAAASAQNKPASSVTGPGVGVSVTSSNTGVPDISGSVYTKTQSFEKQGFHTGTPSASFSLPSALGSGGPINPPAAAGYAPAPYMHILAPHQQPHSQMLHHHLQQDGQTGSGQRSQTASIQQKSQINKSAYNSYSWGGN, encoded by the exons ATGATGACTTCAGTTGGCGGAGGCCGGACCCGGGGCAACTGGGAGCAGACGCAGGGTCAGACACAGAGCCAGTCACAGCACAAGCAAAGGCCACAG GCCACTGCTGAGCAAATCCGGCTTGCGCAAATGATCTCGGACCACAACGATGCAGACTTTGAGGAAAAGGTCAAACAG CTGGTTGACATCACAGGAAAAGATCAGGATGAGTCCATGATAGCGCTGCACGACTGCAACGGAGACGTCAACAGAGCCATCAACGTCCTGTTGGAGGGCAGCCCTGACACT GACTCATGGGAAATGGTTGGAAAGAAGAAAGTGTCAGGTCAAAAGGAAAGTGCACAGACAGATGGAGGAGATGAAGGGAAGGAGAATCGAGAGCGGGGAGGAGAAAGAGATGTGGCGCGCCGCAGAGGAGGAGCCCCGCGGAGGGGCCGTGGAGCCAGCCGTGGACGAGAGT TTCGTGGGCAAGAGAACGGGTTGGATGGAACCAAGACAGGAGGCATTGCGGGCAGAGGAACAGAACGAGGCCGTCGGGGAAGAGGCAGAGGAAGAG GTGGAGCTGGTAGGCGAGGTGGAAGGTTTTCAGCTCAGGGTATGGG CCAGATTGATAAAGGCCCCAGATATGATTTGTCAGGAGATGAGAG TACGTTTAATCCAGCGGACTACACAGAGCCAGCCCAAACAGATGAGAGCTACACAAGTGGTAGCACTTGGAGTAACACTGGCAACCTGGAACCTGAGGATGGAAACC GGCTTGAGTTTACAGGAGGAGAGGGAACAAGCTATCCTCAACAGTTTGACTCCACCCCTG GTGCGTGGAGAACTGCCACAGAAGAGTGGGGTACGGAGGACTGGAATGAAGAT TTATCAGAGACCAAGATATTCACTGCCTCCAGTGTGGCGTCCATGCCCATTCCACAAGAGAATGTCACCATTACAGCTGGACAGAG GATTGATTTGGCGGTGTTGCTTGGGAAGACGCCTCCATCTTCCTCTGAGGCAGAACCTGCTCCTCTTGAAGGGCAACAGCCTTCATCTCTGCCTCAGTCTCTGGTGTTCAGCAGCTCGAAGCAGACAGCCTCACTGTCCCAATCCTCCAGCAGTGCTCCCTACGGCCAGCACAGCATG GTGAGCATGCTCGGTAAGGGATTTGGTGATGTAGGAGACCCTAAAGTAACCACTGGAGGCTCCACAACTGGTTCTCAATTTCTGGAGCAGTTTAAGACGGCCCAGGCTTTGGCCCAGCTGGCAGCCCAGCACTCACAAAGTGGACCACCCAACGCCGGTCCTTCTACCTGGGATACTAGTCCTGCACTGAGCCAATACG AGATGAAGCCCCAAGTAGATCCCGCACATAGTCCGTTCACCAAACGGCAACCCTACCAGCCCTCTTCCACTGCCTCTTCCATGATTGATGCTTTCTTGCAGGACAAAGCCACGCCCCCTTCCACCACCTCCTCGCTGACTCCTCAGTCCACTTCCTCATCCTCACTGCCCCAATCTATCCCTAAACAATCTGCACTGGCTTCAGGTCAGCAGAACGCTTCCGGCGCTATGGACCCGCAAGCATCCAGCCCTCTTCCCCTGCATCAGCACAAACTAAAGCAACAGAAGAAGAGGGCTTCCCTCACAACCaag ATTCCAGCTCTTGCAGTTGAGATGCCAGGCTCTGCAGACATATCCGGGCTAAACCTGCAGTTTGGAGCGTTACAGTTCGGATCTGAACCGGTGCTTTCAGAGTACGATGCCTCTGCAGCTGTTGCCACGACGACACCGGGAAACCAAGGCCAGAATAGCCTTTACACAAGCGTTAGCAA TGAGCAGTCTTCAGCATTGACCAACCCCAGTCAGATGGAGCTGTACGAGCAGAGAGCCAGCCAGACACGGCGCTACCCCCCTTCTGTGTCGTCATCACCACAGAAAGACTTACAGGCCAAG AACGGGTTCAGTTCGATACAGCCGTCACAATCTCTGGAAG CTACAGCAGGCTCTGCAGTGCCTTTGAAGCCAACATCTGATTCCATCGTCCCATCTTCGGTTTCCAACATGTCTTCATTGGCTGATCCCTCATCAGGTGCTCCCTCCCTGCTGACCACATCCAATCAGTCGCCTCTTAGTGTTCTTGGCCATGAAGACTCCTCCCCAAGCTCATTGGCTGCACAACACAATAA CTCCCTCCAGACGCAGCAAAACAGTTTGACACCTTCCTCAGTTCGCACTTCAAACGCAAGTCTACTG CACCAAAGTGTAGATGGAGAATCCAGCTTGCACTCCTCATCCTACCCGACTCCTTCTTCAGTTCCACCTGCTTCTTCCTCTACTTCGGCCCCCATGTCCCACGGCAGCCCTGTGGCACCTTCGTCATCTGTCAGTTTGGTATCTGCGCAGTCGGCTCTGGGCCCGGTCAGCAGTCTGACCATGGGACTCAACAGCGCTGCTGGCATGGCCTCCATGGTTCCTCCCACAGCTATTGCATCCTCATCCTCTGTGGCCACTGTGCCACTTTCATCAGCCGCCTCGTCCCGCAGCACGGCTGCCTCAG GGAAAGCACCTCCAAACCTGCCTCCTGGTGTGCCACCTCTGCTGCCCAATCCTTACATCATGGCTCCTGGCCTGCTTCACCCCTACCCAGTGAGTCTTCTG cctcagatgtatgGCTACGATGATTTACAGATGCTACAGACCAGAATACCACTG GACTATTACAGCATTCCATTTGCCGCTCCTACCACACAGCTTACTGGCAGGGAAGGCAGTTTAACAAGCAATCCTTATTCTG CTGGTGACCTGTCAAAGTTTGGTCGGGCTGATGCCTCGTCTCCTGCCCCTGCCACAACGCTTGCCCAGCCGCAGCAGAATCAGACCCAAACACATCACACCACCCAGCAGCCCTTCCTCAGCCCAGCCCTTCCACCTGGATACAGCTATACCAGCCTTCCCTATTACACTGGGGTACCGGGTCTGCCCAACACCTTCCAGTACGGGCCTGCCATGTTTCCT GTGGCTCCTACCTCGTCCAAACAACATGGTGTGAATGTTGGCATCAATGCATCAGCCACACAATTTCAGCAGGCGAGTGGCTACGGGTCTCATGGATACAGCACTG GCTATGAGGATTTGGGCCAGGCTTCGGCAGGGAGCGGGGATTTCTGTAAGGGCGGCTACGGCACAGCTGTTGCCGCCGTCGCCGCAGCTTCCGCACAAAACAAGCCCGCCAGCTCGGTCACCGGGCCCGGAGTGG GTGTTTCTGTGACATCCAGCAACACGGGAGTACCTGATATTTCAGGGTCTGTTTACACAAAGACGCAG TCTTTCGAGAAGCAGGGTTTCCACACAGGAACCCCCAGTGCTTCCTTCAGTTTGCCCTCAGCACTTGGGAGCGGTGGCCCGATCAATCCTCCAGCAGCGGCGGGTTATGCTCCGGCCCCTTACATGCACATCCTGGCCCCGCATCAGCAGCCTCACTCCCAGATGCTCCATCACCATCTGCAACAGGATGGACAG ACTGGCTCTGGACAGCGTAGTCAGACTGCCTCCATCCAACAGAAGTCCCAGATAAATAAGTCTGCTTACAACAGCTACAGCTGGGGAGGCAATTAA
- the ubap2l gene encoding ubiquitin-associated protein 2-like isoform X9 translates to MMTSVGGGRTRGNWEQTQGQTQSQSQHKQRPQATAEQIRLAQMISDHNDADFEEKVKQLVDITGKDQDESMIALHDCNGDVNRAINVLLEGSPDTDSWEMVGKKKVSGQKESAQTDGGDEGKENRERGGERDVARRRGGAPRRGRGASRGREFRGQENGLDGTKTGGIAGRGTERGRRGRGRGRGGAGRRGGRFSAQGMGQIDKGPRYDLSGDESTFNPADYTEPAQTDESYTSGSTWSNTGNLEPEDGNRLEFTGGEGTSYPQQFDSTPGAWRTATEEWGTEDWNEDLSETKIFTASSVASMPIPQENVTITAGQRIDLAVLLGKTPPSSSEAEPAPLEGQQPSSLPQSLVFSSSKQTASLSQSSSSAPYGQHSMVSMLGKGFGDVGDPKVTTGGSTTGSQFLEQFKTAQALAQLAAQHSQSGPPNAGPSTWDTSPALSQYEMKPQVDPAHSPFTKRQPYQPSSTASSMIDAFLQDKATPPSTTSSLTPQSTSSSSLPQSIPKQSALASGQQNASGAMDPQASSPLPLHQHKLKQQKKRASLTTKIPALAVEMPGSADISGLNLQFGALQFGSEPVLSEYDASAAVATTTPGNQGQNSLYTSVSNEQSSALTNPSQMELYEQRASQTRRYPPSVSSSPQKDLQAKNGFSSIQPSQSLEATAGSAVPLKPTSDSIVPSSVSNMSSLADPSSGAPSLLTTSNQSPLSVLGHEDSSPSSLAAQHNNSLQTQQNSLTPSSVRTSNASLLHQSVDGESSLHSSSYPTPSSVPPASSSTSAPMSHGSPVAPSSSVSLVSAQSALGPVSSLTMGLNSAAGMASMVPPTAIASSSSVATVPLSSAASSRSTAASGKAPPNLPPGVPPLLPNPYIMAPGLLHPYPPQMYGYDDLQMLQTRIPLDYYSIPFAAPTTQLTGREGSLTSNPYSAGDLSKFGRADASSPAPATTLAQPQQNQTQTHHTTQQPFLSPALPPGYSYTSLPYYTGVPGLPNTFQYGPAMFPVAPTSSKQHGVNVGINASATQFQQASGYGSHGYSTGVSVTSSNTGVPDISGSVYTKTQSFEKQGFHTGTPSASFSLPSALGSGGPINPPAAAGYAPAPYMHILAPHQQPHSQMLHHHLQQDGQTGSGQRSQTASIQQKSQINKSAYNSYSWGGN, encoded by the exons ATGATGACTTCAGTTGGCGGAGGCCGGACCCGGGGCAACTGGGAGCAGACGCAGGGTCAGACACAGAGCCAGTCACAGCACAAGCAAAGGCCACAG GCCACTGCTGAGCAAATCCGGCTTGCGCAAATGATCTCGGACCACAACGATGCAGACTTTGAGGAAAAGGTCAAACAG CTGGTTGACATCACAGGAAAAGATCAGGATGAGTCCATGATAGCGCTGCACGACTGCAACGGAGACGTCAACAGAGCCATCAACGTCCTGTTGGAGGGCAGCCCTGACACT GACTCATGGGAAATGGTTGGAAAGAAGAAAGTGTCAGGTCAAAAGGAAAGTGCACAGACAGATGGAGGAGATGAAGGGAAGGAGAATCGAGAGCGGGGAGGAGAAAGAGATGTGGCGCGCCGCAGAGGAGGAGCCCCGCGGAGGGGCCGTGGAGCCAGCCGTGGACGAGAGT TTCGTGGGCAAGAGAACGGGTTGGATGGAACCAAGACAGGAGGCATTGCGGGCAGAGGAACAGAACGAGGCCGTCGGGGAAGAGGCAGAGGAAGAG GTGGAGCTGGTAGGCGAGGTGGAAGGTTTTCAGCTCAGGGTATGGG CCAGATTGATAAAGGCCCCAGATATGATTTGTCAGGAGATGAGAG TACGTTTAATCCAGCGGACTACACAGAGCCAGCCCAAACAGATGAGAGCTACACAAGTGGTAGCACTTGGAGTAACACTGGCAACCTGGAACCTGAGGATGGAAACC GGCTTGAGTTTACAGGAGGAGAGGGAACAAGCTATCCTCAACAGTTTGACTCCACCCCTG GTGCGTGGAGAACTGCCACAGAAGAGTGGGGTACGGAGGACTGGAATGAAGAT TTATCAGAGACCAAGATATTCACTGCCTCCAGTGTGGCGTCCATGCCCATTCCACAAGAGAATGTCACCATTACAGCTGGACAGAG GATTGATTTGGCGGTGTTGCTTGGGAAGACGCCTCCATCTTCCTCTGAGGCAGAACCTGCTCCTCTTGAAGGGCAACAGCCTTCATCTCTGCCTCAGTCTCTGGTGTTCAGCAGCTCGAAGCAGACAGCCTCACTGTCCCAATCCTCCAGCAGTGCTCCCTACGGCCAGCACAGCATG GTGAGCATGCTCGGTAAGGGATTTGGTGATGTAGGAGACCCTAAAGTAACCACTGGAGGCTCCACAACTGGTTCTCAATTTCTGGAGCAGTTTAAGACGGCCCAGGCTTTGGCCCAGCTGGCAGCCCAGCACTCACAAAGTGGACCACCCAACGCCGGTCCTTCTACCTGGGATACTAGTCCTGCACTGAGCCAATACG AGATGAAGCCCCAAGTAGATCCCGCACATAGTCCGTTCACCAAACGGCAACCCTACCAGCCCTCTTCCACTGCCTCTTCCATGATTGATGCTTTCTTGCAGGACAAAGCCACGCCCCCTTCCACCACCTCCTCGCTGACTCCTCAGTCCACTTCCTCATCCTCACTGCCCCAATCTATCCCTAAACAATCTGCACTGGCTTCAGGTCAGCAGAACGCTTCCGGCGCTATGGACCCGCAAGCATCCAGCCCTCTTCCCCTGCATCAGCACAAACTAAAGCAACAGAAGAAGAGGGCTTCCCTCACAACCaag ATTCCAGCTCTTGCAGTTGAGATGCCAGGCTCTGCAGACATATCCGGGCTAAACCTGCAGTTTGGAGCGTTACAGTTCGGATCTGAACCGGTGCTTTCAGAGTACGATGCCTCTGCAGCTGTTGCCACGACGACACCGGGAAACCAAGGCCAGAATAGCCTTTACACAAGCGTTAGCAA TGAGCAGTCTTCAGCATTGACCAACCCCAGTCAGATGGAGCTGTACGAGCAGAGAGCCAGCCAGACACGGCGCTACCCCCCTTCTGTGTCGTCATCACCACAGAAAGACTTACAGGCCAAG AACGGGTTCAGTTCGATACAGCCGTCACAATCTCTGGAAG CTACAGCAGGCTCTGCAGTGCCTTTGAAGCCAACATCTGATTCCATCGTCCCATCTTCGGTTTCCAACATGTCTTCATTGGCTGATCCCTCATCAGGTGCTCCCTCCCTGCTGACCACATCCAATCAGTCGCCTCTTAGTGTTCTTGGCCATGAAGACTCCTCCCCAAGCTCATTGGCTGCACAACACAATAA CTCCCTCCAGACGCAGCAAAACAGTTTGACACCTTCCTCAGTTCGCACTTCAAACGCAAGTCTACTG CACCAAAGTGTAGATGGAGAATCCAGCTTGCACTCCTCATCCTACCCGACTCCTTCTTCAGTTCCACCTGCTTCTTCCTCTACTTCGGCCCCCATGTCCCACGGCAGCCCTGTGGCACCTTCGTCATCTGTCAGTTTGGTATCTGCGCAGTCGGCTCTGGGCCCGGTCAGCAGTCTGACCATGGGACTCAACAGCGCTGCTGGCATGGCCTCCATGGTTCCTCCCACAGCTATTGCATCCTCATCCTCTGTGGCCACTGTGCCACTTTCATCAGCCGCCTCGTCCCGCAGCACGGCTGCCTCAG GGAAAGCACCTCCAAACCTGCCTCCTGGTGTGCCACCTCTGCTGCCCAATCCTTACATCATGGCTCCTGGCCTGCTTCACCCCTACCCA cctcagatgtatgGCTACGATGATTTACAGATGCTACAGACCAGAATACCACTG GACTATTACAGCATTCCATTTGCCGCTCCTACCACACAGCTTACTGGCAGGGAAGGCAGTTTAACAAGCAATCCTTATTCTG CTGGTGACCTGTCAAAGTTTGGTCGGGCTGATGCCTCGTCTCCTGCCCCTGCCACAACGCTTGCCCAGCCGCAGCAGAATCAGACCCAAACACATCACACCACCCAGCAGCCCTTCCTCAGCCCAGCCCTTCCACCTGGATACAGCTATACCAGCCTTCCCTATTACACTGGGGTACCGGGTCTGCCCAACACCTTCCAGTACGGGCCTGCCATGTTTCCT GTGGCTCCTACCTCGTCCAAACAACATGGTGTGAATGTTGGCATCAATGCATCAGCCACACAATTTCAGCAGGCGAGTGGCTACGGGTCTCATGGATACAGCACTG GTGTTTCTGTGACATCCAGCAACACGGGAGTACCTGATATTTCAGGGTCTGTTTACACAAAGACGCAG TCTTTCGAGAAGCAGGGTTTCCACACAGGAACCCCCAGTGCTTCCTTCAGTTTGCCCTCAGCACTTGGGAGCGGTGGCCCGATCAATCCTCCAGCAGCGGCGGGTTATGCTCCGGCCCCTTACATGCACATCCTGGCCCCGCATCAGCAGCCTCACTCCCAGATGCTCCATCACCATCTGCAACAGGATGGACAG ACTGGCTCTGGACAGCGTAGTCAGACTGCCTCCATCCAACAGAAGTCCCAGATAAATAAGTCTGCTTACAACAGCTACAGCTGGGGAGGCAATTAA